The sequence GTGCTTTTTCTGTCCGTTTGTAGAGAACTCCGTCGGTGTAGTATTGTTCAAATTGGCACGGAATTTGCTAAATATACATAAGTTCTAATGCCAGTATATAGTTTTGGTCTGTAGATACTTGACGAGGTTGATAAGGTTCAAGTTGATAGAAGAAAAAAGAAATAGCCAGAATCGTCCGATTATTTTAATACACTAAGCACGATAGTTGCATCCCATGTATACACAAAATTCCTTGCGAATTAAGGGAAACTGTGTTAGGATTTAAAAATGGAAGCGTCGCGTCCAGCGCGCTCTTACGAATCATAGATAGCGCGCTTATAAGGCGCACATAAAGCAAAAGAGGAGATATGAATTATGAAGAAGATGTTCTCGGTAGTGGTGCTGTCAATGTTGTGTATTGCTACCAGTTACGGTCAATACAACGGTGAATGTTGGGTTGTAAGTGGTGGAGAGACGGTTTATAAATTATATGCCGATGGAAACGCCGATCCGCAGGTTATCCCAAATTTACCGCAGGCAAGTGCCGCAGAAGTTAATCCGGCAGATGGCGTTGTCTGGATCGCAGTTTCAGCTGCAAATACTGTTTATCGTTATAATCCAAATACCGGTGATTTTCTTGCGATTCCCGACATCAATCGTCCAAACATGGTAGCTATTAACCCCGCAGATGGCTCTGCATGGATTGCTGGTTATGATGCTGTCAAAAAGGTATCCGGCGATGGCACTACCGTTATAGCCACAATAGAAGCGCATGAACCCGCTGTGGCAGTGAATCCGAAGGACGGTTCTGCCTGGATAACTAATGCTCGCGGCCCAATTGCGCGTTACGATGCCGCAGGAAATAAGTTGGTAGATGCACCAGCGATGGGTGAACCGAAAGGTGTGACCGTTGACTACGACGGAAACGCTTGGATTGCGGACAGTCAGCATAGTGTTCTGATGCGGGTTTCGGCGAGTGGACAGAAACTTGTAGAGATTACCGATATTCCGAATCCCACGGCCCCACGCATCAATCTTATAGATGGAAGTGTTTGGGTGGTTTCGCAACAATCAATGCTAATCAATTTAGGAGCGGACGGAACGAAGAAGAACGAATTTCTGGCGGGGATGGCGATTGTTGCAATAAGTGTTTCACCTTCGGATGGTGGTATTTGGATAGCCGACCTACTCGGTGAGACGTTCCAAGGTGAAATTAGTAAATGGACATCAGCCGGGCAGCCGATGTTCAAAAATCCTATTCCGCAACCCTCCTCTGTTTCCGTTGGGTACTGGACGGGAAATTAGTTTAGAACCAGTCGGAATTGAGTCGCCACGTTCGCCTCGTTGAAAGATGAACTGAAATCTGATTGTGGCACTCGCCGGAGCGATTACAATTTTTCTCATAGATGTGAGGTGCATTATGATTAGGTCCCCTCTTTTGGCGCAGCGCGTGAATTTCCAAAACTTGCTGTTAAAATTCGCAATCGGAATGTTTGTTCTTGTCTCGTTTACTACGTCTGGATTCGCACAACTTCCAGATTTCGACGTTGATGCTAACAGCATTACCTTCTCTAATCCGACACCTTTTGAAGGAGAAGAGATTACAATCTGGGTTGAGGTGAGGAACATTGGCGATGGCACCCCGACAATGAACGAAGACCTTGTTGTTGAGCTGTACGAAGGGGATCCAGCGACAAAGCCACTCCAAATCGTCTGTAAGGATGTAATCTTAGAACTGAAATCCAAAAAGACTGGCAGAGTGAAAGCGCAGTGGCAGCCACCCCCTGGCAAAACAGAAATTTACGCTATCGTTAACCCCCTCGGTGAAAAACATATTCAGGAAACGGACGCAGGAAATAATATCACACGCGCCGCACTTACCGCTGAAACACGAACGTTCCCTCCCGTTACCTCTGAACAGATACAGAGCGCGATAACGAAGGGTGTCGCTTGGATAGAAGCACAACAAGGAAGACATAGTCGGACCTGTTTGCAGTGTGGAACAGAAAACCAACTTATCTTAATCTGTATTACCTGCGGCGCAAGCCTGAAGGGGTTGGCTGAAAACTTTATCCCTGGCAATACTTGGAATTTCGGTGAGGATCAGACACAGGAGACAGCGTTGGCATTGCAAACTTTGTTTGCGACAGGACAGACATCTTCGCATCCGCCAGTGCAAAAAGGCTTGGATTTCCTGTTGGCAGGGGATTGGAATGAATTCGCTGTTTATCAATTTGCCGTAATTGTTCCAGTCTTAGTCGCGACGCAAGATCCAGCATACAGAGAACGCGCCCAATTTGCTGTGAATCAGTTAATCAAAAAACAACTCCCAATCAGCGGCAGTGAGTTCACAGACGAGCGTGACGATGGCGGTTGGGGATATGGTTACACAGCCGATGGTGCCCACATGAACATGGTTATCTATGCGCTTTATGCTGCAAAGCAGTGGGGACTTGATATTCCGCCTGACACATGGGCACGTGCTGAGCAGTGGATTCGCCGAAATCAAACGGGGACAGGGGGTTGGCTCTATAATTTAGTTGACGACGGTTCGCCCTGGGCAATAGGGGTCTATGGAAGCATGACAGCAACTGGATTGTGGGCACTTCGTGCATGTGGTGTTCCTGTTGATGATCCACAGGTTCAAAAAGGCATCGCATGGGTGAAAAAGCATTGGACCTTAACCCGGAATCCCGGTTCCAACTCATGGCTCTATTACTATTTACTTTCGCTGCAACGGTTCTGCGACATTCCACCAACTGTAGACACGCTTGCTGGCTACGATTGGTACGATGAAATTTCACGGATGATGGTCGCGCAACAACAATCTGATGGAAGGTGGCGCGGATCCGAGAGTGATTTTTTGTCAACCTGTTTTGCTGTGATGTCCTTGAGTCATGCGTTGGTAGGTCCAACGGAACCGAATATAGGGATTGTTCCGCGGAGCCTCCGGTTCTCGCCACCTTCTCCGCGTGTTGGCGAAGCAGTTCGCCTAAGTGCCACGCTTCGGAACACAGGAACTCCTTTTGACGGAATCCTTAACATGGAATTCTATGTTGATGACGAAAAGGTCGCCGCAACCGAAGTACTTTGGACACCAAAGTTGGGAGAGACTGTTGTCTCAGCGGATTGGGCACCTACCAGAGAGGGTGAAATAGAACTTGTGGCACGCGTGGATATTACGGATACCGATGAAAATGACAATACCGCTTCGGAGAAACTCACTGTTCATCCACAATCCACCGCGGCTGCAGATGTTGAGTTAGCGAAGCCGAAGAAAATTGGTGAAAATGTATATCAACTTGGCAATGTCGTCTTTGATATTGGCAAACGTGAGGTAACAGTGCCGGGTGAAATTAACATTGTAGGTGGAGATATCAATATTGAGTTTTTTGCCTGCGGTAAACTCGGCAAAACACATGAAAGCATTTTAATTGTTGATGCAGAGCCGATTTATATGCTTACTGCACTCGGTGTTTTAGACTTTGAGCCTGGTAGGAACCTCGCCGTTGAAGGTGATCCGCGACCCCCAATAGGTTCGCCTGTTGACATTTGGGTAGAATGGCACCAAGGTGACGAGGTCGTTTCTCGCCGCGCACGCGAGTTGGTATGGAATGCCTTTAGAGAACAGCCGATGCAAGATACGCCATGGATCTTCACGGGTGGACGGATTAAAAATAGACAATTCACTACCCAACTCTTCCATAACATTATCGCAGTCTACCGCGACCCAGATTCACTTTTCAATCATCCATTGCCGACTGGTACTGACGACCGGACGTATCGTGTCAATACCGATGTGATTCCGCCTAAGGGAACAAAAGTAAAGGTAATTATTCGGCCCGTTGAGGCTTAAAGGAACAAACGATGCCAATTTTTGAATACCATTGCAATGACTGCGCTGTTGAATTTGAGGTGCTTCAACGCGTAAGCGATGCCGATACACCTCCGAAATGTCCCAGTTGTGGTGCGTTGAATCCAAGGAAACGCTTTTCTGCGTTCGCTACCGCAGGTACGCAGAAGGAGACCACCAGCGACAACGCAACCTGAGCGATTCCAGCTGGCGGCAGTTTGCCCCAATGAAACAGAAACCTACACCTCCCCCGAACATCCTTCGCGAAATCCAAGCAAATAAAGTCTTACCGGTCTATCTACTCTGTGGTGAGGAAAATTTCCTCATTGAAGGAACCCTCAAACAGATGATTGACCATCTGCTCACACCTGAAATGCGTGATTTCAACCTCTCCTTTTTGGAGGGTGCTGATATTCCGATTCGTGAAATTCTCACGCAAGCGGATCTCTACCCAGTCATGTCAGAATGGCGAGTCGTGGTTGTGCGCGACGCACCATTTTTTAAAACCCAACAACGGACAACACCGATAACACTCCTCCGAAATGCATTCAAAATTGAGATCACAGACGCTCCGAAATGTATCTCTACAATGGCAAAACTCTTAGAGGTGAATCCGCAACAGATCGCAGAACGGCATCTCGACTTCATAAATGCCACTGATTCACTCGTTGATGAGTTAGGTTCAAGGTTAACCGATGAGGAACATGGCTTCATAGAGCGTTTGCCGGAAATCGTTCAACAATTGGATACTTATGCTATAGAAGTTAGTGCGCCTGACGATGTCACCTTACTGCTTGAATGGCTCCAAGGGGACCTTCCCAAAAGTAGTGTCCTGATATTTACAGTGCAGGGACCCGTGACCGAACGGAACCGCGTTGCGAAGGCTATCCAGGCTGTGGGACGTTATAGATCCTTTGACCCTGTGGAAGCTGGTCCGTCGCTGAACCGAGACCCGCTCTATAAGAAAGTCTCGGAGAAATTTGCTGAATTTGGTAAGCAGATAACACCTCGCGCTTTTACGCAACTCCGAACCCGCACCGGCGGCGACATGCACACGATCGCCGAAGCAATTAATAAAATCATTAGTTTTGTAGGCGACAAACGTCAAATTGATGAACACGATGTCCAGAACGTCGTGACACAGAATACATTTGATAGTATTTTCGACCTCACCGACGCGATTGGAAAGCGGTCAATTGAACAAGCGTTGAAAAGTCTCTACGGGGTATTAGCAAGCGGTCAAGAGCCTATCTTCGTTAATTCGACGATCACGCGCCAATTCCGATTTGCGCTCCAAGCCAAGCTAATCGCTGATCGCAAAGGGCTTCGACCCCTTCGGAGTCGAATGCCGTTCTCTGAATTTACAAAAAATATCTTCCAACCACTTGCTGAAGAGTTAGGGGGTTTCCTACCGAAGTCAACGACTCATAATATTCTAAAGCAGAACCCTTATGTCGCCTACAAAATCTTTCAAACGCTCCATGCTTTCACCGCTGAAGAGTTAACCACTGCGATTGAGAAGACGCTTATAGTGGATACCCAATTGAAAACGAGCAGACAAGATGAAACGGGCATTCTGGAGCAATTGGTATGCGAACTCTGCACCAGTCCACAAGGGAGAAGACCTGCTTCTTTCTAACCTTCAATGCGATTAAGAAACCAACAAGGTTTCTATTCCGTTTTAAAAATATATGCGTTCATAAAACAAGGAGTTTCTTTCATGAAAGGCACAAGACCTTTAGATAATTCTGAAATCCGAAAAATATCAGATGCTTTTAACGGTGTGTTTGCCGTTCGGAACCGGTGTTTGTTTATATTGGGTGTATCCGTCGGGGGACGGATTAGTGAGCTGCTTGCCCTAAAGGTAAACGATGTATGGCAGAATAACAAGCCTGTCAAGGATCTGCTGTTTGATCGAAATATTGTGAAGGGTGGTGAGGTATCGAGAGCGGTGCCTGTGAATATAGATGGCAGAGAGGCAATTGAGGCACTCATCGCTTGGCATACCGAGTTATATGGAGATGCCGATCCGACCCGTCCATTGTTTCCTTCTCGAAAAGGACAAGGCTTGAAAACGATGACGAGGATAGCAGCACATAATGCACTAAAGGGTGCATTTGAGGCAGCGGGATTGAACGGAAAACTCGGCACGCATTCTTTGCGGAAGTCTTACGCACAGCGTCTTTATGAACAGACGAACGATATTTATGCCGTGCAAGAGATGTTAGGGCATAAAAGCGTGGTAACAACTCAGCGGTATTTGGGTGTAAACTATGCGAGTGTTCGGGATGCGTCGGAAGCGATGTCTATCCATGCCGAACTTAACG comes from Candidatus Poribacteria bacterium and encodes:
- a CDS encoding YdjY domain-containing protein yields the protein MIRSPLLAQRVNFQNLLLKFAIGMFVLVSFTTSGFAQLPDFDVDANSITFSNPTPFEGEEITIWVEVRNIGDGTPTMNEDLVVELYEGDPATKPLQIVCKDVILELKSKKTGRVKAQWQPPPGKTEIYAIVNPLGEKHIQETDAGNNITRAALTAETRTFPPVTSEQIQSAITKGVAWIEAQQGRHSRTCLQCGTENQLILICITCGASLKGLAENFIPGNTWNFGEDQTQETALALQTLFATGQTSSHPPVQKGLDFLLAGDWNEFAVYQFAVIVPVLVATQDPAYRERAQFAVNQLIKKQLPISGSEFTDERDDGGWGYGYTADGAHMNMVIYALYAAKQWGLDIPPDTWARAEQWIRRNQTGTGGWLYNLVDDGSPWAIGVYGSMTATGLWALRACGVPVDDPQVQKGIAWVKKHWTLTRNPGSNSWLYYYLLSLQRFCDIPPTVDTLAGYDWYDEISRMMVAQQQSDGRWRGSESDFLSTCFAVMSLSHALVGPTEPNIGIVPRSLRFSPPSPRVGEAVRLSATLRNTGTPFDGILNMEFYVDDEKVAATEVLWTPKLGETVVSADWAPTREGEIELVARVDITDTDENDNTASEKLTVHPQSTAAADVELAKPKKIGENVYQLGNVVFDIGKREVTVPGEINIVGGDINIEFFACGKLGKTHESILIVDAEPIYMLTALGVLDFEPGRNLAVEGDPRPPIGSPVDIWVEWHQGDEVVSRRARELVWNAFREQPMQDTPWIFTGGRIKNRQFTTQLFHNIIAVYRDPDSLFNHPLPTGTDDRTYRVNTDVIPPKGTKVKVIIRPVEA
- the holA gene encoding DNA polymerase III subunit delta, producing MKQKPTPPPNILREIQANKVLPVYLLCGEENFLIEGTLKQMIDHLLTPEMRDFNLSFLEGADIPIREILTQADLYPVMSEWRVVVVRDAPFFKTQQRTTPITLLRNAFKIEITDAPKCISTMAKLLEVNPQQIAERHLDFINATDSLVDELGSRLTDEEHGFIERLPEIVQQLDTYAIEVSAPDDVTLLLEWLQGDLPKSSVLIFTVQGPVTERNRVAKAIQAVGRYRSFDPVEAGPSLNRDPLYKKVSEKFAEFGKQITPRAFTQLRTRTGGDMHTIAEAINKIISFVGDKRQIDEHDVQNVVTQNTFDSIFDLTDAIGKRSIEQALKSLYGVLASGQEPIFVNSTITRQFRFALQAKLIADRKGLRPLRSRMPFSEFTKNIFQPLAEELGGFLPKSTTHNILKQNPYVAYKIFQTLHAFTAEELTTAIEKTLIVDTQLKTSRQDETGILEQLVCELCTSPQGRRPASF
- a CDS encoding site-specific integrase; amino-acid sequence: MKGTRPLDNSEIRKISDAFNGVFAVRNRCLFILGVSVGGRISELLALKVNDVWQNNKPVKDLLFDRNIVKGGEVSRAVPVNIDGREAIEALIAWHTELYGDADPTRPLFPSRKGQGLKTMTRIAAHNALKGAFEAAGLNGKLGTHSLRKSYAQRLYEQTNDIYAVQEMLGHKSVVTTQRYLGVNYASVRDASEAMSIHAELNVSTKTLSSVDDATDDVLLIELLRRGYDVAQLLEKKDTPQPFQLPADEESSVISV
- a CDS encoding zinc ribbon domain-containing protein, whose translation is MPIFEYHCNDCAVEFEVLQRVSDADTPPKCPSCGALNPRKRFSAFATAGTQKETTSDNAT